Proteins from one Bartonella sp. HY328 genomic window:
- the pcsA gene encoding phosphatidylcholine synthase produces MAKKVTMPQARAFSVHLLTASGSFLAFLSLVAASEKQWTAMFFWLGFALFVDGIDGPIARKLDVKYVLPTWSGELLDNIIDYVTYVLIPAFALYQRGFMGEGLSFLSGAIIVISSAIYYADTAMKTKENFFKGFPVVWNMVVFTLFVLEPGEWVAFGVVVFAAVLSFVPIYFLHPVRVVRLRPLNLSVFLAWCGFGFVALLYNLEAPYWTKLGLMITSIYIFGIGFILQLFPKLGLRSKS; encoded by the coding sequence ATGGCAAAAAAAGTAACTATGCCACAGGCGCGAGCCTTTTCGGTACATCTTTTAACTGCATCGGGATCATTTTTAGCTTTCTTATCACTTGTTGCAGCGTCTGAAAAACAGTGGACAGCCATGTTTTTTTGGTTGGGGTTTGCTTTATTTGTTGATGGCATTGATGGCCCGATAGCACGAAAACTAGACGTAAAATATGTTTTGCCGACTTGGTCTGGCGAATTATTGGATAATATTATTGATTACGTCACTTATGTGCTTATTCCTGCCTTTGCGCTTTATCAACGCGGCTTCATGGGCGAGGGGCTATCATTTTTATCAGGCGCGATCATTGTGATTAGCAGTGCAATCTATTACGCCGATACCGCAATGAAGACGAAAGAAAATTTCTTCAAAGGCTTTCCTGTTGTTTGGAATATGGTGGTTTTCACGCTTTTCGTTCTGGAGCCCGGTGAGTGGGTGGCTTTTGGTGTTGTTGTGTTTGCAGCGGTTTTATCCTTTGTGCCGATATATTTTCTGCACCCAGTTCGGGTTGTGCGCCTGCGGCCGTTAAACTTAAGCGTCTTTTTAGCGTGGTGTGGTTTTGGTTTTGTTGCATTACTTTATAACCTTGAAGCGCCTTATTGGACAAAGTTAGGTCTGATGATTACCAGTATTTATATTTTTGGTATTGGTTTTATTTTGCAGCTTTTCCCAAAACTTGGACTTAGGTCAAAATCATAA